A genome region from Triticum aestivum cultivar Chinese Spring chromosome 2B, IWGSC CS RefSeq v2.1, whole genome shotgun sequence includes the following:
- the LOC123046832 gene encoding 26S proteasome regulatory subunit 6B homolog, with protein MATVANPPAALPSAPPPSYPATAAHCASSSAAAEDDDDLYGRLKSLQRHMEFVEIQEEYVKDEQKNLKRELLRAQEEVKRIQSVPLVIGQFMEMVDGNNGIVGSTTGSNYYVRILSTINRELLKPSASVALHRHSNALVDVLPPEADSSISLLASSEKPNVLYSDIGGCDIQKQEIREAVELPLTHHELYKQIGIDPPRGVLLYGPPGTGKTMLAKAVAHHTTAAFIRVVGSEFVQKYLGEGPRMVRDVFRLAKENAPAIIFIDEVDAIATARFDAQTGADREVQRILMELLNQMDGFDQTVNVKVIMATNRADTLDPALLRPGRLDRKIEFPLPDRRQKRLVFQVCTSKMNLSDEVDLEDYVSRPDKISAADITAICQEAGMHAVRKNRYVILPKDFEKGYRTNVKKPDTDFDFYK; from the exons ATGGCGACCGTAGCAAACCCTCCCGCGGCCCTCCCGTCGGCGCCCCCGCCCTCCTACCCGGCCACCGCCGCCCactgcgcctcctcctccgccgcggccgaggacgacgacgacctcTACGGCCGTCTCAAATCGCTCCAGCGTCACATGGAGTTCGTCGAGATCCAGGAGGAGTACGTCAAGGACGAGCAGAAGAACCTGAAGCGCGAGCTGCTGCGCGCGCAGGAGGAGGTCAAGCGGATCCAGTCCGTGCCCCTCGTCATCGGCCAGTTCATGGAGATGGTCGACGGCAACAACGGCATCGTCGGATCCACCACCGGCAGCAACTACTATGTGCGGATCCTCAGCACCATCAACCGCGAGCTGCTCAAGCCGTCGGCGTCCGTCGCCCTGCACCGCCACTCCAACGCGCTCGTCGATGTGCTGCCGCCCGAGGCCGACTCCAGCATATCGCTGCTCGCTTCATCGGAGAAGCCCAACGTCCTATATTCG GACATTGGAGGATGTGATATTCAAAAACAAGAAATTCGGGAGGCAGTTGAGCTACCATTGACACACCATGAGTTGTACAAGCAGATTGGTATTGATCCTCCAAGAGGGGTGCTTCTCTATGGTCCTCCAGGCACTGGCAAGACCATGCTTGCTAAAGCTGTGGCACATCACACTACTGCTGCTTTTATCAGAGTGGTTGGTTCAGAGTTCGTGCAGAAGTACTTGGGTGAG GGCCCAAGGATGGTTCGAGATGTATTCCGCTTAGCTAAAGAAAATGCGCCGGCTATAATATTCATTGATGAGGTTGACGCTATAGCAACTGCCCGATTCGATGCTCAGACTGGGGCTGACCGAGAAGTTCAGCGTATTTTGATGGAGCTGCTCAATCAG ATGGACGGATTTGATCAGACGGTGAATGTGAAGGTTATAATGGCGACCAATCGGGCAGATACTCTAGATCCTGCTCTTCTGCGTCCAGGAAGACTGGACAGGAAAATTGAGTTCCCTCTGCCAGACCGGAGGCAGAAGAGGCTTGTTTTCCAA GTTTGTACTTCTAAAATGAATTTGAGTGACGAGGTTGATTTGGAAGATTATGTCTCAAGACCGGATAAAATCAGCGCTGCAGAT ATAACCGCTATTTGTCAGGAAGCTGGCATGCATGCTGTTCGGAAAAATCGGTATGTTATTCTCCCCAAGGACTTCGAGAAGGGTTACCGAACCAACGTCAAGAAGCCTGATACAGATTTTGACTTCTACAAGTGA